A portion of the Lysinibacillus timonensis genome contains these proteins:
- a CDS encoding glycosyltransferase, whose product MNIIEAIMWFFGIAIIIYMLIVIVTYFCMLFFAIFEIRKISNSDQSNLTDIYLDSFYSKPVSIIVPVYNEELGIVHSTYSLLNLRYPESEIIIVNDGSTDQTQAKLIEHFKMKPISKVVREQIKTKDIKQIFQSQIHPQCILVEKENGGKADALNVGINVSKYPYFCSIDGDSILEESSLMRVMKPIILNSEEVIAVGGNVRIANGMDMQYGSVFETALPNNYLIIMQVIEYLRAFLMGRIALSKFNIVLIISGAFSVFSKKWVVKVGGYSTGTIGEDMELVVKLHRQIREEGLKKRIEFLPDPVCWTEAPQTMNVLRKQRKRWHQGLIESLWKHRKMTLNPRYGGIGLISFPYYWLIECIGPIIELGGYIYVVVAFFLGSVYYEFSILLLLLFVINGVIFSMIAVLFEVWSRRKSPNILDLLRMVILSFTEIAWYRPFTLFWRCEGFIKFLTRNKEWGDMERKGISKKENLL is encoded by the coding sequence ATGAATATCATTGAAGCTATTATGTGGTTTTTTGGAATAGCAATTATTATCTATATGCTTATTGTTATAGTTACCTATTTCTGTATGCTTTTTTTTGCTATCTTTGAAATTCGAAAAATTTCTAATTCCGACCAATCCAACTTAACTGACATATATCTCGATTCTTTTTATTCAAAGCCTGTATCAATAATTGTCCCAGTTTATAATGAGGAATTAGGTATTGTTCATAGTACATATTCTTTACTTAACCTTCGATATCCAGAATCAGAAATTATAATTGTTAACGATGGTTCCACTGACCAGACACAAGCAAAATTAATTGAACACTTTAAAATGAAACCAATCTCTAAAGTTGTTCGTGAACAAATAAAAACGAAAGATATAAAACAAATTTTTCAGTCCCAAATCCATCCTCAATGTATTTTAGTAGAAAAAGAGAATGGTGGAAAAGCGGATGCTTTAAATGTTGGAATTAATGTTTCGAAATATCCATACTTTTGTTCTATTGATGGAGATTCAATATTAGAAGAGTCTTCATTAATGAGAGTAATGAAACCAATTATCTTGAATAGTGAAGAAGTCATTGCTGTTGGGGGGAATGTACGTATTGCAAACGGTATGGACATGCAATATGGGTCAGTTTTTGAAACAGCATTACCGAATAATTATCTGATAATTATGCAAGTGATTGAATATTTGAGAGCATTTTTAATGGGACGAATTGCACTAAGTAAATTTAATATCGTTTTAATTATTTCTGGTGCATTTAGCGTATTTTCTAAAAAATGGGTAGTGAAAGTAGGCGGTTATTCTACTGGAACTATAGGTGAAGATATGGAGTTAGTTGTTAAGCTCCATAGACAGATACGTGAAGAAGGCCTAAAGAAAAGGATAGAGTTTCTTCCAGACCCGGTTTGCTGGACGGAAGCTCCTCAAACAATGAATGTCTTAAGGAAACAAAGAAAACGATGGCATCAAGGGTTAATAGAAAGTTTATGGAAACATAGAAAGATGACTTTAAATCCTCGTTATGGAGGAATTGGTTTAATTTCATTTCCTTACTATTGGTTAATTGAATGTATAGGACCGATCATTGAATTAGGTGGATATATTTATGTTGTAGTCGCATTTTTCTTAGGTTCGGTATACTATGAATTTTCAATTTTGTTATTGTTACTGTTTGTTATTAACGGTGTAATTTTCTCAATGATTGCAGTATTGTTTGAAGTATGGAGTAGAAGAAAATCTCCAAATATTTTAGACCTCTTAAGAATGGTAATATTATCCTTTACGGAAATTGCATGGTACAGACCTTTCACATTGTTTTGGCGTTGTGAGGGGTTCATTAAATTTTTAACAAGGAATAAAGAGTGGGGGGATATGGAGAGAAAAGGCATATCCAAGAAGGAGAATTTGTTGTGA
- a CDS encoding NFACT family protein, protein MAFDGLFTFALSKQLTKLLSGRITKVHQPNALEIVLHIRAGGENHKLLFSIHPSYARVHLTEKTIDNPSEPPMFCMLLRKHIEGGFIQAIQTEAFERMITLSIECKNEIGDTVYRKLTVEIMGRHSNLILIDSETDKIIDSLKHLPPSVNSYRTVLPGQLYIAPPGQNKVNPSTTTDDEIIDFFKNKKTAKEIVEHYKGFSIFHANELISRIENGEITKNFHSFLEEIITSAQPSYIETNGKIYFSPTKITHISAQTTTFDSLSTLLDRVFYARAERERVKQQAGDLERWLQNEVNKLKLKLKKLHKDLENASKLDQFQLYGELLMANLYNFEKGMKEVTVNNYYSEDEEQITIPLSVRKTPIENAQSYYTKYNKAKNALIMVKEQMEKAEQEIKYFEMLISQVEQASPADIEEIREELAEQGYLRMRASKKKKKPTKPEPEKFVSSSGIAISVGKNNKQNDYLTFKIAKKTDIWLHTKDIPGSHVVIHSNNPDETTLFEAATLSAYFSKARESSSVPVDYTEIRQVKKPNGSKPGFVIYFEQKTLYVTPDEELVIKLKS, encoded by the coding sequence ATGGCCTTTGATGGATTATTTACATTTGCTTTATCGAAACAACTAACAAAGCTATTATCAGGAAGAATAACAAAAGTTCATCAACCGAACGCTTTAGAAATTGTCCTCCATATTCGTGCAGGTGGAGAAAATCATAAACTATTATTTTCTATACATCCTTCTTATGCACGAGTTCATTTAACTGAAAAAACAATTGACAATCCAAGTGAACCTCCAATGTTTTGTATGTTACTGCGTAAACATATTGAAGGTGGGTTTATTCAAGCTATACAAACAGAAGCGTTTGAACGGATGATTACTCTTAGTATTGAATGTAAAAATGAAATTGGGGATACAGTTTATCGAAAACTGACCGTTGAGATTATGGGACGTCATAGTAACTTGATTTTAATAGATAGTGAAACTGATAAAATTATCGATAGTTTAAAACATTTACCTCCTTCTGTTAATAGTTATCGAACTGTTTTACCCGGACAGCTTTACATTGCACCTCCTGGGCAAAATAAAGTAAATCCTTCTACAACAACAGATGATGAAATTATTGATTTTTTCAAAAACAAAAAAACGGCGAAAGAAATAGTAGAGCATTATAAAGGTTTTTCAATCTTTCATGCAAATGAGTTAATTTCCCGAATTGAAAACGGAGAAATAACGAAGAATTTCCATTCGTTTCTGGAAGAGATCATTACTAGTGCACAACCATCTTACATTGAAACAAATGGAAAAATATATTTTTCTCCAACCAAAATAACACATATATCAGCTCAAACAACTACTTTTGATTCATTAAGTACTTTATTAGATCGTGTGTTTTACGCACGCGCTGAAAGAGAGCGAGTAAAACAACAAGCAGGCGATTTAGAACGTTGGTTACAAAATGAAGTAAATAAACTTAAACTAAAACTAAAAAAGCTTCATAAAGATTTAGAAAACGCGTCGAAACTAGATCAGTTCCAATTATACGGTGAACTGCTAATGGCGAATTTATACAATTTTGAAAAGGGTATGAAAGAAGTTACAGTCAACAATTATTATAGTGAAGATGAAGAACAAATCACCATTCCGCTAAGCGTACGAAAAACGCCCATTGAAAATGCACAGAGCTACTATACAAAATACAATAAAGCAAAGAATGCATTAATCATGGTTAAGGAACAAATGGAAAAGGCAGAACAAGAAATTAAATACTTTGAAATGCTAATCTCACAAGTTGAACAAGCATCACCTGCAGACATTGAGGAAATAAGAGAAGAACTTGCAGAACAAGGCTATTTGAGAATGCGAGCTTCAAAGAAAAAGAAAAAACCAACTAAACCCGAACCAGAAAAGTTTGTTTCTTCCTCAGGTATTGCCATTTCTGTTGGTAAAAACAATAAACAGAATGATTATTTGACTTTTAAAATTGCGAAGAAAACAGATATTTGGTTACATACAAAAGATATTCCTGGGTCCCATGTAGTCATTCATTCAAATAATCCAGATGAAACGACATTATTTGAGGCGGCTACATTAAGCGCGTATTTTAGTAAAGCAAGAGAGTCATCATCTGTTCCTGTAGATTACACAGAAATACGCCAAGTAAAGAAACCAAATGGCTCAAAACCTGGATTTGTCATTTACTTTGAGCAAAAAACATTATATGTTACACCAGATGAAGAACTAGTAATAAAGTTAAAAAGTTAA